The Sphingosinithalassobacter sp. CS137 genome includes a region encoding these proteins:
- a CDS encoding helix-turn-helix domain-containing protein — protein sequence MASAVATIINDLRERGGLKGTDVANIAAVSPATVSRWTTGTSFPQPKTQLLISDLRYVVDRLADLYDPEETRLWLYAKHRLLNGERAIDLIHGGRADEVLGIIEGLNEGTYS from the coding sequence ATGGCAAGTGCAGTCGCTACAATCATCAATGACCTACGGGAGCGCGGAGGGCTGAAAGGCACTGACGTCGCGAACATCGCGGCCGTGTCCCCCGCCACGGTGTCGCGCTGGACCACGGGCACGTCGTTCCCGCAGCCTAAGACCCAGCTTCTGATCTCGGATCTTCGCTATGTCGTTGATCGGCTCGCCGACCTCTACGATCCCGAAGAGACGCGCCTCTGGCTCTACGCCAAGCATCGCTTGCTCAACGGTGAGCGCGCGATCGATCTCATCCACGGAGGTCGAGCGGATGAGGTGCTGGGTATCATCGAAGGGCTGAACGAAGGGACGTACAGCTAA
- a CDS encoding TolC family outer membrane protein: protein MRLSRFLLGTGLAALSVPAAAQSVAPVTPIREVVPQDEATTTLRKAMTRAYNTSPELTGERANLRAIDENVPIARAGGLPSLDSTGGVTENVFDSGSTAGPARQASVGLDLSVPIYSGGSVRNSVRAAETRVEAGRANLRGVETNLFVDVVAAYLDVIRDQAVVRLNLQNVRVLEVNLQATRDRFEVGDLTRTDVAQSEARLALALSQLRAAEAELIASRETYIRVVGAPPGTLASPPPLPDLPDSPQRAVAVALEENPSLDAARSLREASEFDVDVAQASRRPRVAIGVGTDYYSYLGSVGGQAALAGFDNDGFSTSAGVQLSLPLFQGGRPAAQVRQAQARESAAIEQVTLAERTIVAQARSAFARYRSALRVIEASRIAVEASRLSLEGVRAENTVGTRTILDILNAEQELLNAQVQYVTAERDAYVAGFTLLAVMGRAEAEDLGLDGGALYDPTANYERVRGRWSDWGSDPDPEPVATSTVDTAAQTPEVAETLDPLLQRPVDSMYPYPAGEAADPPN from the coding sequence ATGCGACTATCCAGATTCCTGCTCGGCACCGGCCTGGCTGCGCTTTCGGTGCCGGCGGCGGCGCAATCGGTGGCGCCGGTGACCCCCATCCGGGAAGTCGTGCCGCAGGACGAGGCGACGACCACGCTGCGCAAGGCGATGACGCGCGCCTATAACACCAGCCCCGAACTGACCGGCGAGCGCGCCAACCTGCGCGCGATCGACGAGAATGTGCCGATCGCGCGCGCAGGCGGGCTGCCGAGCCTGGATTCGACGGGCGGCGTGACCGAGAATGTGTTCGACAGCGGATCGACGGCGGGCCCGGCGCGACAGGCATCGGTCGGCCTGGACCTTTCGGTGCCGATCTACAGCGGCGGTTCGGTGCGCAATTCGGTGCGTGCCGCCGAGACTCGAGTGGAGGCAGGGCGCGCCAATCTGCGCGGCGTGGAGACCAATCTCTTCGTCGATGTGGTCGCCGCCTATCTCGACGTGATCCGCGACCAGGCGGTGGTGCGGCTGAACCTGCAGAATGTTCGCGTGCTCGAAGTGAACCTGCAGGCGACTCGCGACCGGTTCGAAGTCGGCGACCTCACCCGGACCGACGTCGCCCAGTCCGAGGCGCGACTGGCGCTGGCGCTGAGCCAGTTGCGCGCCGCCGAGGCCGAGCTGATCGCGAGCCGCGAGACCTATATCCGCGTGGTCGGCGCGCCTCCGGGCACGCTGGCATCGCCCCCGCCGCTGCCCGATCTGCCCGATTCGCCGCAGCGGGCAGTCGCCGTGGCGCTCGAAGAGAATCCGTCGCTCGACGCGGCGCGGAGCCTGCGCGAAGCGAGCGAATTCGATGTCGATGTCGCACAGGCCTCGCGGCGCCCCCGAGTCGCGATCGGGGTGGGGACGGATTATTACAGCTATCTCGGATCGGTCGGCGGGCAGGCGGCGCTGGCGGGGTTCGACAATGACGGCTTCTCGACTTCGGCCGGAGTGCAGCTCTCGCTCCCGCTGTTCCAGGGCGGCCGCCCGGCGGCACAGGTGCGCCAGGCGCAGGCACGCGAATCGGCCGCGATCGAGCAAGTGACGCTGGCCGAGCGGACGATCGTGGCGCAGGCGCGATCGGCCTTCGCCCGCTATCGCTCGGCACTGCGCGTGATCGAGGCGAGCCGCATCGCCGTGGAGGCGAGCCGGCTGTCGCTCGAAGGCGTGCGCGCCGAGAATACCGTGGGCACGCGCACCATCCTCGACATCCTGAACGCCGAGCAGGAGCTGCTCAACGCGCAGGTGCAATATGTGACCGCCGAGCGCGACGCCTATGTCGCCGGTTTCACGCTGCTCGCGGTGATGGGCCGCGCCGAGGCGGAGGATCTGGGGCTCGACGGCGGCGCGCTGTATGACCCCACCGCCAATTACGAGCGGGTGCGCGGGCGCTGGAGCGACTGGGGCAGCGATCCCGATCCCGAGCCGGTGGCGACTTCCACCGTCGACACGGCGGCACAGACCCCCGAAGTGGCCGAAACGCTCGATCCGCTGCTGCAGCGCCCCGTTGACAGCATGTACCCTTATCCCGCAGGTGAAGCGGCCGACCCGCCGAACTGA
- a CDS encoding ZIP family metal transporter, with amino-acid sequence MGEFWTVLALALLPGLGNAIGSGIALLTKPARWIVGVALHGAAGIAIAIVAVELMPRALMDARGWSVGLAFLVGALVSIGIARLVGHLQASVRTGAMMVVAAVGVDLFTDGFLTGAGSSVAASLGALLAASQVVANIPTGFAAAANLRNSGKKMRWIAMASLPVVAPVAAAIGYLGLETGDSSSQALVLAFIAGVLLLATVEDTLSEGDAPDPPRKWSSVSFALGFALMMFASNALNS; translated from the coding sequence ATGGGTGAGTTCTGGACGGTGCTCGCCCTGGCGCTGCTGCCGGGGCTCGGAAACGCGATCGGCAGTGGAATCGCGCTGCTGACAAAGCCTGCGCGCTGGATCGTCGGCGTCGCGCTCCATGGCGCTGCTGGCATCGCCATCGCGATCGTCGCGGTCGAACTGATGCCGCGCGCGCTGATGGACGCGCGCGGGTGGAGCGTCGGACTCGCCTTTCTCGTCGGCGCGCTCGTTTCGATCGGCATTGCCAGGCTCGTCGGACATCTTCAGGCAAGCGTGCGCACGGGTGCGATGATGGTCGTGGCCGCGGTGGGCGTGGATCTCTTCACCGATGGCTTTCTTACCGGCGCCGGCTCGTCGGTCGCCGCCAGTCTCGGCGCGCTGCTCGCCGCCAGCCAGGTCGTCGCGAATATTCCCACCGGATTTGCCGCCGCCGCGAATCTGCGCAACTCCGGCAAGAAGATGCGCTGGATCGCCATGGCTTCGCTTCCGGTGGTCGCGCCGGTCGCCGCCGCGATCGGCTATCTCGGGCTGGAAACCGGCGACAGCTCCTCGCAGGCGCTCGTCCTCGCCTTCATCGCCGGCGTGCTGCTCCTTGCGACGGTCGAGGATACGCTGTCGGAAGGCGATGCGCCCGATCCGCCGCGCAAATGGTCGAGCGTCAGCTTCGCGCTCGGCTTCGCGCTGATGATGTTCGCCTCGAACGCGCTGAACAGCTGA
- a CDS encoding RES family NAD+ phosphorylase, with translation MGSPRVHDRAILDALEATETIALTLDVWRITRSDRDPIRGSAASGRWSPGGTIEVLYTSLERDGALAEIGFRLGLEPVWPSRISHQIHEIRAQTERTLQFADVPALAAFGIDTDRYSTFDYDACQALAAAAHFMEFDGLLVPSARHRSQNLVVFMDRGAATSLEVRSTDDVDWAAWRRANKP, from the coding sequence ATGGGCTCGCCGCGGGTGCATGACCGGGCGATCCTTGACGCCCTCGAGGCTACCGAAACGATAGCACTCACCTTGGACGTGTGGCGGATCACGCGGTCGGATCGCGATCCAATCCGCGGTTCTGCGGCTTCGGGGCGGTGGAGCCCCGGTGGTACCATCGAAGTGCTCTACACGAGCCTTGAACGCGATGGCGCTCTTGCCGAGATCGGGTTTCGGCTCGGCCTCGAACCGGTCTGGCCAAGTCGCATCTCGCATCAGATCCACGAGATTAGGGCTCAGACTGAGCGGACCCTCCAGTTCGCGGACGTGCCGGCGCTCGCCGCATTCGGCATCGACACCGATCGCTATTCCACCTTTGATTATGACGCATGCCAGGCGCTTGCGGCGGCTGCGCACTTCATGGAGTTTGATGGGCTTCTAGTCCCGAGCGCTCGACATCGCTCCCAGAATCTCGTCGTGTTCATGGACCGCGGCGCGGCGACCTCGCTTGAAGTCCGCTCAACCGACGACGTGGACTGGGCAGCATGGCGACGCGCCAACAAACCTTAG
- a CDS encoding D-2-hydroxyacid dehydrogenase, protein MKAVLPALARPLLEPRLPADLQVHWFQDREDAGEAIADADIAWVDMQRSRYTAETLARAQALQWVFTLYAGVDPFDLDRMQAQGTILTNGTGINAEAVAEYAVLGVLAAAKRFDEVVRLADRREWTTDAPGKLELYDTRALIVGYGTIGRMIGDRLAAFGVDVTGVTRSGRDGTLTPDAWRARIGDYDWVILAAPSTGETQALIGADALAAMKTSAWLVNIARGDMVDQDALVEALVKRRIAGAFLDTVTPEPLPPEHPLWSAPNAILTMHLSGRSQTRMFQRAAALFLENLEAFRAGKPMKNVVDLAAGY, encoded by the coding sequence ATGAAGGCCGTTCTCCCCGCGCTCGCCCGCCCGCTGCTCGAGCCGCGCCTGCCGGCCGACCTTCAGGTCCACTGGTTCCAGGATCGCGAGGATGCCGGCGAAGCGATCGCCGATGCCGACATCGCCTGGGTCGACATGCAGCGCTCGCGCTACACCGCCGAGACGCTCGCCCGCGCCCAGGCGCTCCAATGGGTCTTCACTCTCTATGCCGGAGTCGATCCGTTCGATCTCGATCGGATGCAGGCGCAGGGCACGATCCTCACCAACGGCACCGGCATCAATGCCGAGGCGGTCGCCGAATATGCCGTGCTCGGCGTGCTCGCCGCCGCCAAGCGCTTCGACGAAGTCGTCCGCCTCGCCGATCGCCGCGAATGGACCACCGACGCGCCCGGCAAGCTCGAGCTCTACGACACCCGCGCGCTGATCGTCGGCTATGGCACGATCGGCCGGATGATCGGCGATCGCCTCGCCGCGTTCGGCGTCGATGTCACCGGCGTCACGCGCTCGGGCCGCGACGGCACGCTCACGCCCGACGCCTGGCGCGCCCGCATCGGCGACTATGACTGGGTGATCCTCGCCGCCCCCTCGACCGGCGAGACGCAGGCGCTGATCGGCGCTGACGCGCTGGCGGCGATGAAGACCTCCGCCTGGCTGGTCAACATCGCCCGCGGCGACATGGTCGATCAGGACGCGTTGGTCGAGGCGCTGGTCAAGCGGCGCATCGCCGGCGCTTTCCTCGACACGGTCACGCCCGAGCCGCTGCCGCCCGAGCACCCGCTCTGGTCGGCGCCCAACGCGATACTGACGATGCACCTTTCGGGCCGCAGCCAGACGCGCATGTTCCAGCGCGCCGCCGCGCTCTTCCTCGAAAATCTTGAGGCCTTCCGCGCCGGAAAGCCGATGAAGAACGTCGTCGATCTCGCTGCCGGCTATTGA
- a CDS encoding class II 3-deoxy-7-phosphoheptulonate synthase → MAKWSPDSWKSAEARQLPDYPDPAALDAATARLASFPPLVFAGEARMLTEELARVAEGKAFLLQGGDCAESFAEFHPNNIRDTFRVILQMAVVLTFASKLPTVKLGRMAGQFAKPRSAPTETIGGVELPSYRGDNVNGAAFTPEARIPDPERMIQGYSQAAATLNLLRAFATGGYANLHQVHKWTLDFMGKSPWTARFADVADRIGESLEFMAACGIDPDRVPQLNATDFYTSHEALLLPYEQALTRQDSLTGQWYDTSAHMLWIGDRTRFEGSAHVEFLRGIGNPIGMKCGPSLDPDALLRLLDTLNPARTPGRMTLITRYGHDRIEAALPALVRAVKREGHPVVWSCDPMHGNVVKAANGYKTRPFDRILDEVRGFFAVHRAEGTFAGGIHCEMTGQNVTECTGGMIDVSEADLEARYHTHCDPRLNAGQSLELAFLLAEMLNEEMAQRRKVAA, encoded by the coding sequence ATGGCCAAATGGTCCCCCGACAGCTGGAAGTCCGCCGAGGCGCGCCAGCTCCCCGACTATCCCGATCCCGCCGCGCTCGATGCCGCCACGGCGCGGCTCGCCTCCTTCCCGCCGCTCGTCTTTGCGGGCGAGGCGCGGATGCTCACCGAGGAGCTCGCCCGCGTGGCCGAGGGCAAGGCGTTCCTGCTCCAGGGCGGCGACTGTGCCGAGAGCTTCGCCGAGTTCCACCCCAACAACATCCGCGACACCTTCCGCGTCATCCTCCAGATGGCGGTGGTGCTCACTTTCGCCTCGAAGCTGCCGACGGTGAAGCTCGGCCGCATGGCGGGCCAGTTCGCCAAGCCCCGCTCGGCACCCACCGAGACGATCGGCGGCGTCGAGCTGCCCAGCTATCGCGGCGACAATGTCAACGGCGCCGCCTTCACTCCCGAAGCGCGCATCCCCGATCCCGAGCGGATGATTCAGGGCTACAGCCAGGCCGCGGCGACGCTCAACCTGCTGCGCGCCTTCGCCACCGGCGGCTATGCCAATCTGCATCAGGTCCATAAATGGACGCTCGATTTCATGGGCAAGAGCCCGTGGACCGCGCGCTTCGCCGACGTCGCCGATCGCATCGGCGAATCGCTCGAGTTCATGGCCGCCTGCGGCATCGATCCCGATCGCGTGCCCCAGCTCAACGCCACCGATTTCTACACCAGCCACGAAGCGCTGCTGCTCCCCTATGAACAGGCGCTCACGCGGCAGGACAGCCTGACCGGCCAATGGTACGATACCAGCGCGCACATGCTCTGGATCGGCGACCGCACCCGGTTCGAAGGCAGCGCGCATGTCGAGTTCCTGCGCGGCATCGGCAACCCGATCGGGATGAAGTGCGGCCCCAGCCTCGATCCCGACGCGCTGCTGCGCCTGCTCGACACGCTCAACCCCGCGCGCACCCCCGGCCGGATGACGCTCATCACCCGCTACGGGCACGACAGGATCGAGGCCGCCCTCCCCGCCCTCGTCCGCGCGGTGAAGCGCGAGGGGCATCCGGTCGTCTGGAGCTGCGATCCGATGCACGGCAACGTCGTCAAGGCCGCCAACGGCTACAAGACCCGCCCCTTCGACCGCATCCTCGACGAAGTCCGCGGCTTCTTCGCCGTCCACCGCGCCGAAGGCACCTTCGCCGGCGGCATCCATTGCGAGATGACCGGGCAGAACGTCACCGAATGCACCGGCGGCATGATCGACGTGAGCGAGGCCGACCTCGAAGCCCGCTACCACACCCACTGCGACCCCCGCCTCAACGCCGGCCAGTCGCTCGAGCTGGCGTTCCTGCTGGCGGAGATGCTGAACGAGGAAATGGCGCAGCGCCGGAAGGTGGCGGCGTAG
- a CDS encoding family 43 glycosylhydrolase, whose translation MSHRSVLPFASVPAAPRRAAAAALLAGALALAGCTSTAGPNAATAAAPVASATPAASAAAAPSGACNPIFRNRFTADPAPLAVGDRLYVYAGHDEGDEGFRIDEWVAYSTSDMRDWTDHGAILKPTDFAWAEGEAWAAEMVEKDGKYYFYVTVEHDDSHPGKAIGVAVSDSPTGPFVDARGSALVRDNPETWRAWSDIDPTVLIDDDGTPWMAWGNSNLYLAKLKPNMIELDGPPRELHLTNFLEGPWLHKRGDLYYMTYASFVEGEQTAEHISYATAPSMEGPWTYRGELTGAAENSFTIHAGIEEFRGKWYFFYHDGTLTIDGVPGSEFRRAVAVEPLRYDDDGRMLPIRQTRQGVSPTPCG comes from the coding sequence GTGTCGCATCGTTCCGTCCTGCCGTTCGCCTCCGTTCCGGCCGCGCCGCGCCGCGCAGCCGCCGCCGCCCTGCTCGCGGGGGCGCTGGCGCTTGCCGGGTGCACCAGCACGGCCGGGCCGAACGCCGCCACCGCTGCGGCGCCCGTCGCGTCGGCAACACCGGCAGCTTCGGCCGCCGCCGCGCCGTCGGGGGCGTGCAATCCGATCTTCCGCAATCGCTTCACTGCCGATCCGGCGCCGCTCGCCGTCGGCGACCGCCTCTATGTCTATGCCGGGCACGACGAGGGCGACGAGGGATTCCGGATCGACGAATGGGTCGCCTATTCGACCAGCGACATGCGCGACTGGACCGATCACGGCGCGATCCTGAAGCCCACCGACTTCGCCTGGGCCGAAGGCGAGGCATGGGCCGCCGAAATGGTCGAGAAGGACGGGAAATATTATTTCTACGTCACCGTCGAACATGACGACAGCCATCCCGGCAAGGCGATCGGCGTCGCCGTGAGCGACAGCCCCACCGGCCCCTTCGTCGACGCGCGCGGCTCGGCGCTGGTGCGCGACAATCCGGAAACGTGGCGCGCCTGGAGCGACATCGATCCCACCGTGCTGATCGACGACGACGGCACGCCCTGGATGGCCTGGGGCAATTCCAATCTCTATCTGGCGAAGCTCAAGCCCAACATGATCGAGCTCGACGGGCCGCCGCGCGAGCTGCATCTCACCAACTTCCTCGAGGGGCCGTGGCTGCACAAGCGCGGCGACCTCTATTACATGACCTATGCCTCGTTCGTCGAAGGCGAGCAGACCGCGGAGCACATCTCCTATGCCACCGCCCCGTCGATGGAAGGCCCCTGGACCTATCGCGGCGAGCTGACCGGCGCGGCCGAGAACAGCTTCACCATCCATGCCGGGATCGAGGAGTTCAGGGGCAAGTGGTACTTCTTCTATCATGATGGAACGCTGACGATCGACGGCGTGCCGGGCTCCGAATTCCGCCGCGCCGTGGCGGTCGAGCCGCTGCGCTACGACGATGACGGAAGGATGCTGCCGATCCGCCAGACCCGGCAGGGCGTTTCGCCCACGCCCTGCGGCTGA
- a CDS encoding DUF2497 domain-containing protein, which yields MGDISTEPSMEEILSSIKRIIAEEGEGGGGTRARRTPKAAPPSERRDDDEVLELNEQLAAPPRPARSEAPAQPAPQQADADESEGIGDVATAASDLETIVSRRAAEASRGSLEALSRMIVKPQTPGGDTLEGLVREMLRPMLSDWLDAHLPAIVEKMVAREIARITGREG from the coding sequence ATGGGAGATATCAGTACCGAACCGTCGATGGAGGAGATCCTGTCCTCCATCAAGCGCATCATCGCCGAAGAGGGCGAGGGTGGCGGCGGTACGCGTGCGCGCCGGACGCCCAAGGCGGCGCCCCCCTCCGAACGCCGCGACGACGACGAAGTGCTCGAACTCAACGAGCAGCTCGCCGCGCCGCCGCGGCCCGCGCGCAGCGAAGCACCCGCCCAGCCCGCGCCGCAGCAGGCGGACGCCGACGAGTCCGAGGGGATCGGCGATGTGGCGACCGCCGCGAGCGACCTGGAAACGATCGTCTCGCGCCGCGCGGCCGAGGCGAGCCGCGGTTCGCTGGAGGCATTGTCGCGGATGATCGTGAAGCCGCAGACGCCCGGCGGGGACACGCTGGAGGGCCTGGTGCGCGAGATGCTGCGCCCGATGCTCAGCGACTGGCTCGACGCGCATCTTCCCGCGATCGTCGAGAAGATGGTGGCGCGCGAAATCGCACGGATCACCGGCCGCGAAGGCTGA
- a CDS encoding protein-L-isoaspartate O-methyltransferase family protein encodes MMMVSADTPQQGDERFAKMRHAMVASQLRTSAVNDPRVVEAMARVPRERYVPESVRAVAYRDGLLPLTAGRKHNSPLATGRLLTEAGIRPDDKVLLIGAAGGYTAAVLALLARAVVALESDDALVAHARAALADEPSVEMVQGPLEAGWAAGAPYDVLLIDGAVEQVPEAVLAQLKPGGRVATGLVDRGVTRLAAGRRSEGGFGLTDFADCECAILPGFDRPRQFRF; translated from the coding sequence ATGATGATGGTTTCTGCCGATACGCCGCAGCAGGGCGACGAGCGCTTCGCCAAGATGCGCCACGCGATGGTGGCGAGCCAGCTGCGCACCAGCGCGGTCAACGACCCGCGCGTGGTCGAGGCGATGGCGCGGGTGCCGCGTGAACGCTATGTTCCCGAAAGCGTCCGGGCAGTCGCCTATCGCGACGGCCTCTTGCCGCTGACCGCGGGGCGGAAGCACAATTCGCCGCTTGCGACCGGGCGCCTGCTGACCGAGGCCGGCATCCGTCCCGACGACAAGGTTCTGCTGATCGGCGCTGCCGGGGGCTATACGGCCGCAGTGCTGGCGCTGCTCGCGCGAGCGGTGGTGGCGCTGGAGTCGGACGACGCGCTCGTCGCGCATGCCCGCGCCGCGCTTGCCGACGAACCCAGCGTCGAAATGGTGCAGGGCCCGCTCGAAGCTGGCTGGGCCGCGGGAGCGCCGTATGACGTGCTGCTGATCGACGGCGCGGTCGAGCAAGTGCCCGAGGCAGTGCTGGCGCAGCTGAAGCCGGGCGGGCGAGTCGCGACCGGGCTGGTCGATCGCGGCGTCACTCGGCTGGCCGCCGGCCGGCGCAGCGAGGGCGGCTTCGGCCTGACCGATTTCGCCGATTGCGAATGCGCGATTCTTCCGGGCTTCGACCGGCCCCGGCAATTCCGTTTCTAG
- the cysS gene encoding cysteine--tRNA ligase yields the protein MSGTPITLHNSLSRRLEPFAPLDPERGVRIYSCGPTVYSDPHLGNLRAYVFTDTLARMLRWKGYAVTHVVNITDVGHLTSDADAGDDKMEAAAKARAMSAWDIAAHYTGVFKSNLADLNIVPPTHMPTATDHVAGMIEFGQSIAERHCYQIDSGLYFDSTTVPHYGRLAGGQDDAGEGRIDPVAGKRHPQDFAIWRRTPPGETRQMEWDSPWGRGAPGWHLECSVMSRQYLGFPFDIHTGGIDHREIHHVNEIAQNQAFCDCADSGARFWMHNNFLVDRGGKMSKSKGGIATLQSLIDRGVHPLAYRLMCLSAHYRSELEFSPENLLAALTRLKRLVMAARKAIPPETQEEDAERGSDYLAQLDAAVADDLNTPKALPLLETMLADKRLAAGAKAALLSAFDAVLGLELRTLSREALRVRPADAALAAEAIEAKLAERRDARAARDFARSDAIRDELTAAGVEVMDGDPLGWEWKVQL from the coding sequence ATGTCCGGCACGCCGATCACGCTTCACAACAGCCTCTCCCGCCGCCTTGAGCCGTTCGCTCCGCTCGATCCCGAGCGCGGCGTCCGCATCTACTCCTGTGGACCGACCGTCTACAGCGATCCGCACCTCGGCAATCTGCGCGCCTATGTGTTCACCGACACGCTGGCCCGGATGCTGCGCTGGAAGGGCTATGCCGTCACCCATGTCGTCAACATCACCGATGTCGGCCATCTCACCTCCGATGCCGACGCCGGGGACGACAAGATGGAGGCGGCGGCAAAGGCGCGGGCGATGAGCGCCTGGGACATCGCGGCGCATTATACCGGGGTATTCAAGTCCAACCTCGCCGATCTCAACATCGTGCCCCCCACGCACATGCCGACCGCGACCGATCATGTCGCCGGGATGATCGAATTCGGGCAGTCGATCGCGGAGCGGCACTGCTATCAGATCGACAGCGGCCTCTACTTCGACAGCACCACCGTGCCGCACTACGGGCGGCTCGCGGGCGGTCAGGACGACGCCGGCGAAGGCCGCATCGATCCGGTCGCGGGCAAGCGCCATCCCCAGGATTTCGCGATATGGCGCCGCACGCCGCCCGGCGAGACGCGCCAGATGGAGTGGGATTCGCCCTGGGGCCGCGGGGCGCCGGGCTGGCACTTGGAATGTTCGGTGATGAGCCGCCAGTATCTCGGCTTCCCGTTCGACATCCACACCGGCGGAATCGACCATCGCGAGATCCACCACGTCAACGAAATCGCCCAGAACCAGGCCTTTTGCGATTGTGCCGACAGCGGCGCCCGCTTCTGGATGCACAATAATTTTCTCGTCGATCGCGGCGGCAAGATGTCGAAGTCGAAGGGCGGCATCGCCACGCTTCAGTCGCTGATCGATCGCGGCGTGCATCCCCTCGCCTATCGGCTGATGTGCCTCAGTGCGCATTATCGCAGCGAGCTCGAGTTCAGCCCGGAAAATCTGCTTGCCGCGCTCACTCGGCTCAAGCGGCTGGTGATGGCGGCGCGCAAAGCGATCCCGCCAGAAACGCAGGAGGAGGACGCGGAGCGCGGCAGCGACTATCTCGCGCAGCTCGACGCCGCGGTCGCCGACGATCTCAACACGCCCAAGGCACTCCCGCTGCTCGAAACGATGCTCGCCGACAAGCGCCTCGCCGCGGGCGCCAAGGCCGCGCTCCTGAGCGCGTTCGACGCAGTGCTCGGGCTCGAGCTGCGCACGCTCAGCCGCGAGGCGCTGCGCGTCCGCCCCGCCGATGCCGCGCTCGCCGCCGAGGCGATCGAAGCGAAGCTCGCCGAGCGCCGCGACGCCCGCGCAGCAAGGGACTTCGCTCGCTCCGACGCGATCCGCGACGAACTCACTGCCGCCGGCGTCGAAGTCATGGACGGCGACCCGCTCGGCTGGGAATGGAAGGTGCAGCTATGA